In the Candidatus Limnocylindrales bacterium genome, one interval contains:
- a CDS encoding acyl carrier protein codes for MSSRKEQIRRIVARALAEAGDELPLTDTDSLVVSGRISSLDVVAILVALEESFGIEIHADEFDPLRFDSVDSIDELLEAASGN; via the coding sequence ATGAGCTCACGAAAGGAACAGATCCGCCGCATCGTGGCGCGCGCTCTTGCCGAGGCCGGCGACGAGCTTCCGCTCACGGACACCGATTCCCTGGTGGTCTCCGGACGGATCAGCTCGCTCGACGTCGTCGCCATCCTCGTCGCGCTCGAGGAGAGTTTCGGCATCGAGATCCATGCCGACGAGTTCGACCCTCTGCGCTTCGACAGCGTCGACAGCATCGATGAGCTTCTCGAGGCTGCGTCCGGCAATTGA
- a CDS encoding porin has product MATSRVGTVALVVASLSLLVAHATESQAAADTCALAVSSQGPPKAGDALGVLKSAVGSRTCPLCTCDVDRSGRTTATDALLTLRFAVGQPVELKCVACPVHATIGAAGGTVTASDGRFEVEFPPGALSTSTEITVSGLAPSLRDPATGDFGVTDVYVVEPQGLELNVPAEGRFNVGLTTLPDGTHSYDLFNVLATYPGAGASPLRDTRGVESVEYVRVASAYGGGFFYVPGSDVALRIGLGHLGEYDFSPQARFDAYVPEVLSVGAKTFVTGNFTAYPTLGSYSALFTDQTANGFLPFTGTPLMTDPIVYDSFSSALLRMPYTCDSPGTFSFDGQFRIQVQLEETTQEDTADVEGEVECTEPLVLGSHLFPWACLGTTDALTDLVAGAKIVCPVSGPTQSGYAIYQPEIDEDDEPFAIQIGGFVLDSGAQYKLAIMKDPGGGEEDAFFTAGEGYQFLRFSQKGVDVIGTDPLKRAWYDIAPTIVPGVHPSVLMTNSTEDSFYRAEYDGSANTVTPLKILDHQALTKMGLGELISGKLMTPTGPVIGITGAIGQSPGSIFVHDLVNPTAAVTIVGPTGKGPECIHCDAGLCAVTNGLDDSMTIVKWGGPGPASILGTVAIGDLPNGSEVRWLGGSRHLVLTTGRLDSSVTLTVIDTEADDIVESKVTMPTPNGCAFPAFIDFLDENDSVVFSCQNPGRIGVLRGVVPH; this is encoded by the coding sequence ATGGCTACATCGCGGGTCGGAACCGTTGCTCTTGTCGTCGCCTCGCTGTCGCTGCTCGTCGCGCACGCCACCGAAAGCCAAGCAGCCGCAGACACTTGTGCCCTCGCAGTGTCCTCGCAGGGTCCGCCCAAGGCCGGCGATGCGCTCGGAGTTCTCAAGAGCGCGGTCGGCAGCCGCACGTGTCCGCTGTGCACGTGCGACGTCGATCGCTCCGGAAGAACTACCGCTACCGATGCGCTGCTGACGCTGCGCTTCGCAGTCGGCCAACCCGTCGAGCTCAAATGCGTAGCTTGTCCGGTTCACGCAACGATCGGAGCGGCAGGTGGAACCGTGACGGCCTCCGACGGGCGGTTCGAAGTCGAGTTTCCGCCGGGCGCACTCTCGACCAGCACGGAGATCACCGTCTCGGGCCTTGCACCTTCGCTTCGCGATCCGGCAACCGGCGATTTCGGTGTCACCGACGTGTATGTCGTCGAGCCGCAGGGGCTCGAGCTCAACGTTCCGGCCGAAGGCCGCTTCAACGTCGGTCTGACGACGCTGCCGGACGGAACGCACTCGTACGATCTTTTCAACGTGCTGGCGACCTACCCGGGCGCCGGAGCTTCGCCGCTGCGAGACACGCGCGGAGTGGAATCGGTCGAGTACGTTCGCGTGGCATCGGCCTATGGCGGTGGGTTCTTCTATGTTCCCGGCTCCGACGTCGCTTTGAGAATCGGACTCGGGCATCTCGGCGAGTATGACTTTTCACCGCAGGCCCGCTTCGACGCATACGTTCCCGAGGTGCTTTCCGTCGGCGCGAAGACTTTCGTGACCGGCAATTTTACCGCTTATCCGACCCTCGGGAGCTACTCGGCGCTCTTTACCGACCAGACGGCGAACGGGTTCCTGCCGTTTACCGGTACGCCGCTGATGACGGACCCGATCGTGTACGACTCGTTCAGCTCTGCGCTGCTTCGGATGCCGTACACGTGCGACTCGCCGGGAACGTTTTCGTTCGATGGCCAGTTCCGCATCCAGGTCCAGCTCGAAGAGACGACGCAAGAAGACACGGCCGACGTCGAAGGCGAAGTCGAGTGTACCGAGCCCCTCGTGCTCGGCAGCCACCTGTTCCCGTGGGCGTGCCTCGGCACGACCGACGCGCTGACCGATCTTGTTGCCGGAGCGAAGATCGTATGTCCGGTCAGCGGGCCGACGCAGAGCGGTTACGCGATCTATCAGCCGGAAATCGACGAAGACGACGAGCCGTTCGCGATCCAGATCGGCGGCTTCGTCCTCGACAGCGGTGCGCAGTACAAACTCGCGATCATGAAGGATCCCGGCGGCGGCGAGGAAGATGCGTTCTTCACGGCCGGCGAAGGCTACCAGTTCCTGCGCTTCTCGCAGAAGGGCGTCGACGTGATCGGCACCGATCCGCTCAAGCGCGCATGGTACGACATCGCTCCGACGATCGTGCCGGGCGTACATCCTTCGGTGCTGATGACCAACTCGACCGAGGATTCGTTCTATCGCGCCGAATACGACGGCTCGGCCAATACGGTCACGCCGCTGAAGATCCTCGATCATCAGGCGCTGACCAAGATGGGCCTCGGCGAGCTCATTTCCGGAAAACTGATGACGCCGACCGGACCCGTCATCGGCATCACCGGCGCGATCGGACAGAGCCCGGGCTCGATCTTCGTCCACGATCTCGTGAATCCGACCGCCGCGGTCACGATCGTCGGGCCCACCGGAAAGGGCCCGGAATGCATTCACTGCGACGCCGGACTCTGCGCGGTGACCAACGGCCTCGACGATTCGATGACGATCGTGAAGTGGGGAGGCCCGGGGCCGGCGAGCATTCTCGGAACCGTTGCGATCGGCGACCTTCCGAACGGCTCCGAGGTGCGATGGCTCGGCGGGAGCCGTCATCTCGTGCTGACGACGGGGCGCCTCGACAGCTCGGTCACGCTGACGGTGATCGATACCGAAGCCGACGATATCGTCGAGTCCAAAGTAACGATGCCGACACCGAACGGATGCGCGTTCCCGGCGTTCATCGATTTCCTCGACGAGAACGACAGCGTCGTCTTCTCGTGTCAGAACCCGGGCAGGATTGGAGTGCTGAGGGGCGTGGTCCCGCACTGA
- a CDS encoding amino acid adenylation domain-containing protein produces MADDSHLSAVPTQPMLNLAGAALAHAQSQPAAPALIVGDRTWTYAGLGEVTTRVGGWLRASAGNAPRVGILASRSLETYAGILGAACAGGTYVPINPRQPAARIASILERARLSALIVDAAAAAHLADSRIRGSLPPHVLTSVSPDATGDASSAGFPVPVASDHAAYIMFTSGTTGVPKGVVVTAGNVACFLSAVREQYGIHPGDRAGQFCETSFDVSVFEMFAAWAGGACVVVVPESQLMAPAGFIRREKLTVWTSVPSVIAMLSRMKMLDAGMFPSLRVSFFIGEALPAKAARDWQAAAPASVVDNQYGPTEATVACTVQRVADPLLETPGRGTVAIGRPYPEMEAEVVGEGGRFLSDGEIGELALSGPQLAAGYLDDDEQTARRFPELDHPRLGRRRWYRTGDLAYRDEAGVLHCLGRTDHQVKIMGHRVELEDLEAHLRAASGTDAVTAIAWPVVSGNAAGVAAFVCGANVPVAAIRDRLRELVPPYMVPRRIVEVDELPRSANGKIDRAALGAMLDETR; encoded by the coding sequence ATGGCCGACGATTCCCATCTTTCCGCGGTGCCCACGCAGCCAATGCTCAACCTTGCCGGCGCCGCGCTGGCCCATGCGCAATCGCAACCTGCGGCTCCTGCGCTGATCGTCGGCGATCGCACGTGGACGTATGCCGGGCTCGGTGAGGTCACGACGCGGGTTGGCGGATGGCTTCGCGCTTCGGCCGGCAACGCTCCGCGTGTCGGCATCCTCGCGAGTCGAAGCCTCGAGACCTACGCAGGCATCCTCGGCGCGGCGTGCGCCGGCGGAACGTACGTGCCGATCAATCCCAGGCAGCCCGCAGCACGCATTGCGTCGATTCTCGAGCGTGCGCGGCTTTCTGCGCTGATCGTCGACGCTGCTGCCGCCGCGCACCTGGCCGATTCGCGGATCCGCGGGAGCCTGCCGCCGCACGTGCTCACGTCCGTATCACCCGACGCGACCGGCGATGCGTCGAGCGCGGGGTTTCCGGTGCCGGTCGCATCGGACCACGCGGCCTACATCATGTTCACGTCGGGGACCACGGGCGTGCCGAAGGGTGTCGTGGTTACCGCCGGCAACGTGGCGTGTTTCCTGTCGGCGGTGCGCGAGCAGTACGGCATTCATCCGGGCGACCGCGCCGGGCAGTTCTGCGAAACATCCTTCGACGTGTCGGTGTTCGAGATGTTCGCCGCGTGGGCCGGCGGTGCCTGCGTCGTCGTCGTTCCCGAGTCGCAGCTGATGGCGCCGGCCGGCTTCATCCGAAGGGAAAAGCTCACCGTCTGGACATCGGTCCCGTCGGTCATCGCGATGCTGTCGCGCATGAAGATGCTCGACGCGGGCATGTTTCCGTCGCTGCGCGTGTCGTTCTTCATCGGCGAAGCGCTGCCCGCCAAGGCTGCGCGCGATTGGCAGGCCGCTGCGCCGGCAAGCGTCGTCGACAATCAGTACGGACCGACCGAAGCGACCGTTGCGTGCACCGTGCAGCGCGTCGCAGATCCGCTCCTTGAGACGCCGGGACGCGGAACCGTCGCGATCGGCAGGCCGTATCCGGAGATGGAAGCCGAAGTGGTCGGCGAAGGCGGCCGCTTCCTTTCCGACGGCGAGATCGGCGAGCTCGCACTGTCGGGACCGCAGCTCGCCGCCGGATATCTCGACGATGACGAGCAGACCGCCCGCCGCTTTCCGGAGCTCGACCATCCGCGCCTCGGGCGCCGCCGCTGGTACCGGACAGGCGATCTCGCTTACCGGGACGAAGCTGGAGTCCTGCATTGCCTCGGGCGCACCGATCACCAGGTGAAGATCATGGGTCACCGCGTCGAGCTCGAGGATCTCGAGGCGCATCTTCGCGCGGCGAGTGGAACCGATGCGGTCACGGCGATCGCGTGGCCCGTCGTCAGCGGCAATGCCGCCGGCGTCGCGGCGTTCGTCTGCGGGGCGAACGTGCCCGTTGCCGCGATCCGCGACAGGCTGCGTGAGCTGGTTCCGCCGTACATGGTTCCGCGCCGCATCGTCGAGGTCGACGAGCTGCCGCGCTCGGCAAACGGCAAGATCGACCGCGCCGCGCTCGGCGCGATGCTCGACGAGACGCGATGA
- a CDS encoding MSMEG_1061 family FMN-dependent PPOX-type flavoprotein, with the protein MSDAWRIENEEQIEELLGSPSQMVQQKIFDHVDEYAAAFIAKSPLLLVATSDRDGRLDVSPKGDAPGFVSIEDSKTLLLPERIGNRLAFGFRNILSNPRIALIFVVPGTTETLRLSGTAELTRDPALLERLSAKGKPALLVTRVAVEECFFHCGKAFIRSALWQPGTWPEGYRVNFGRQLAKRMGGGDDVVEKVEEALVDSYTNRLY; encoded by the coding sequence ATGTCCGATGCATGGCGCATAGAGAACGAAGAGCAGATCGAAGAGCTTCTCGGCAGTCCGTCACAGATGGTGCAGCAGAAGATCTTCGATCACGTCGACGAATACGCCGCGGCGTTCATCGCAAAGTCGCCGCTTCTGCTGGTCGCCACGTCCGATCGCGACGGCAGGCTCGACGTATCACCGAAAGGTGACGCACCCGGATTCGTCTCGATCGAAGACTCGAAGACGCTGCTGCTTCCCGAGCGCATCGGCAACCGGCTCGCGTTCGGGTTTCGCAACATTCTTTCGAATCCGCGCATTGCACTGATCTTCGTGGTGCCGGGCACGACCGAAACGCTGCGGCTTTCCGGGACGGCCGAGCTCACCCGTGACCCCGCGCTGCTCGAACGCCTTTCGGCAAAGGGCAAGCCGGCGCTGCTCGTCACGCGGGTTGCCGTCGAAGAGTGCTTCTTCCACTGCGGCAAGGCGTTCATCCGCTCGGCGCTGTGGCAACCCGGCACCTGGCCCGAAGGCTATCGCGTAAATTTCGGCCGCCAGCTTGCAAAGCGCATGGGCGGCGGCGATGACGTCGTCGAGAAGGTCGAGGAAGCCCTCGTCGACAGCTATACGAACCGCCTGTACTGA
- a CDS encoding hemolysin family protein: MSGQLETLLIVLGLLAANGFFVAAEFALVKAKPARLDALAEDGSSRAQLNGYIRDNLEAYLAACQLGITMASLGLGWVGEPAVSALLEPVFHATSLSPESIRTTSFLIGFVVFSSLHIVIGEQVPKTFAIRKPEPVALWIAYPLHLFYRFTYPLNWTLNAATGAVLSRFGVQQATHADVLTDDEIRDVIQTSEEHGELDTGKAEMLQNMFEFGNRTAAEVMLPRGQVDLLDASADADTNARVMREKGHSRFPLIDGSIDKLVGIVLAKDLFNAALAGEEEPWQDLRRFVRQPLFVPETIPVQKLFEMMRASRNHMACVVDEYGEFAGLVTLEDLLEEIVGDIADELDEKVSEYAVRMIGDHWEAHGLTSLSDIEKATALEVPADTQTNTVSGLFAEILDRLPEYGDTIEIGERRLTVLSMKDRHVEQVRIENVLPTEHESDDEQRERMTGERRPQQG; this comes from the coding sequence ATGTCCGGACAACTGGAAACGTTACTGATCGTACTCGGGCTGCTGGCCGCCAACGGATTTTTCGTCGCGGCCGAGTTCGCCCTGGTCAAAGCCAAGCCCGCGCGGCTCGACGCGCTCGCCGAAGACGGCTCGTCGCGCGCCCAGCTCAACGGGTACATCCGCGATAACCTCGAGGCCTACCTCGCCGCGTGCCAGCTCGGAATCACGATGGCTTCCCTCGGGCTCGGCTGGGTCGGCGAGCCGGCCGTCAGCGCACTGCTCGAGCCGGTCTTCCATGCGACCTCGCTGTCGCCGGAGAGCATTCGCACCACCAGCTTCCTGATCGGGTTCGTCGTGTTCTCGTCGCTGCACATCGTGATCGGCGAGCAGGTGCCGAAAACGTTCGCGATCCGGAAGCCGGAGCCGGTTGCGCTGTGGATCGCGTATCCGCTCCATCTGTTCTACCGGTTCACGTATCCGCTCAACTGGACTCTGAATGCCGCGACCGGCGCCGTTCTGTCGCGATTCGGCGTGCAGCAGGCAACGCACGCCGACGTGCTGACCGACGACGAGATCCGCGACGTGATCCAGACCTCGGAGGAGCACGGCGAGCTCGACACCGGCAAAGCCGAGATGCTCCAGAACATGTTCGAGTTCGGCAACCGCACCGCCGCCGAAGTCATGCTGCCGCGCGGCCAGGTCGACCTGCTCGACGCGTCGGCCGATGCCGACACCAACGCGCGCGTGATGCGCGAGAAAGGGCATTCCCGGTTTCCGCTGATCGACGGCAGCATCGACAAGCTGGTCGGAATCGTTCTTGCCAAGGACCTGTTCAATGCCGCGCTCGCCGGCGAAGAGGAACCCTGGCAGGACCTGCGCCGCTTCGTCCGCCAGCCGCTGTTCGTACCGGAGACCATCCCCGTCCAGAAGCTCTTCGAGATGATGCGCGCGAGCCGCAACCACATGGCCTGCGTGGTCGACGAGTACGGCGAGTTCGCCGGCCTCGTCACGCTCGAAGACCTGCTCGAGGAAATCGTCGGCGACATTGCCGACGAGCTCGACGAGAAAGTCTCGGAATACGCCGTCCGCATGATCGGCGATCACTGGGAAGCCCACGGCCTGACGTCGCTGTCGGACATCGAGAAGGCCACGGCCCTCGAGGTTCCCGCCGATACGCAGACCAACACGGTCTCCGGTCTTTTCGCCGAGATTCTCGATCGCCTGCCGGAGTACGGCGATACGATCGAGATCGGCGAGCGCAGGCTCACCGTGCTTTCGATGAAAGACCGGCACGTCGAGCAGGTGCGGATCGAGAACGTGCTGCCGACCGAGCACGAGTCCGACGACGAGCAGCGCGAAAGGATGACCGGCGAGCGGCGCCCGCAGCAGGGCTGA